In Candidatus Atribacteria bacterium ADurb.Bin276, the genomic stretch ATCTCGCTCATTACATATGTCACGAATTTGATGAAGAAAAGAAGGTTTGCTACAAAAGATTCCTCCTTCACCTTGGATCGGCTCTACAATGATTCCACAGGTTTCATCATCAATGACTTTCATAACACTTTCTATCTGATTGAATTCCGCATAACTCATACCACTTACCAGGGGTTCTAAGTCATGATGAAACTTTTCCTGCGCAGTTGCTGTTAAGGTTAAAAAAGTTCGTCCATGGAAAGATTGAGAAAAGGTTATAAATTTATAACGGTTTCCATGTTTTCTTCTTCCATAGAAACGAGCCATTTTTAACGCTATTTCATTGGCTTCAGCTCCACTATTATTAAAAAATACTCGATCAAATCCAGAAATATCAATCAAGTCCTTAGCTAATTGAGTTTGAGGAAGAGTGTAATAGAGATTGGAAGCATGAATAAGCTCCTGAGCTTGCTCAAAGATAGCTTGAATTAAGGGTTGATACCCATATCCTAAAAGATTCACAGCAATTCCTGCAACAAAATCCAAATATGATTTCCCTTCTGGATCATATACCATACATCCCTTGCCGGTTTTTATTACGATTGGTAGTCGAGCATAGGTTGCCAACATGTTTTCGTTTTCCATTTGAATAACTTGCTCGCTATTCATATTTCACCCTTTTTTAAAATTATTTTCTATCTGCTTTGATAAACCGAGTAATGGGTTTATTCCTTTTTTTAACCATGGAACCATCCTTTTTTCAATTCCATAATTCTATAAATTGCTACTTATCACTGCTCAATTCACATTGATTATCATCTTTTATCTTGTAATCCGAGTTCCTGGGACGAACTTTCCTCCCAATAACTGATCTAGGAATTCCAAAGAAGCACCTCCAGCAATGAAAATTTCTTCAACTCCTCCCTGAAGAATGGTTTGAATCATTTTAAGCTTAGGAATCATCCCTCCGGAAACAATGCCTTTTTGAACAAGTAAAGGAATTTCACTCGCTGAGAGATTCTGAATCAAACTATCGGGGTTCGATGGATCACGAAGAACTCCTGGAACATCGGTAAAAAGAAGGAGTTTTTCAGCTCGAAGGGCAATAGCTAGTTGAGCTGCTGCCCAATCAGCATTCACATTCAAACTTTTTCCATTGCTATCGCTGGATATTGGAGAAACGACGGGTAAAATCCTCTTTCCCCATAAAGTTTCTACCAGTTGTGGGTTGACCTGAATGATGTCTCCAACCCAACCGATATCAATGAATTGACCTTCATGTTCAATGGAGTGTTTTTTTGCGATGAAAAGACCAGCATCCCTTCCACTGATTCCACAGGCAGTAATT encodes the following:
- the argB gene encoding Acetylglutamate kinase; translated protein: MKVIIKFSGKNIDPDKNAFLKPVVDLWQKGAALALVHGGGPQISNLMEKLGKKPNFIQGLRVTDQEAMDLTEMVLSGLLNKTLVGMLTQYGITACGISGRDAGLFIAKKHSIEHEGQFIDIGWVGDIIQVNPQLVETLWGKRILPVVSPISSDSNGKSLNVNADWAAAQLAIALRAEKLLLFTDVPGVLRDPSNPDSLIQNLSASEIPLLVQKGIVSGGMIPKLKMIQTILQGGVEEIFIAGGASLEFLDQLLGGKFVPGTRITR
- the argD gene encoding Acetylornithine aminotransferase; protein product: MNSEQVIQMENENMLATYARLPIVIKTGKGCMVYDPEGKSYLDFVAGIAVNLLGYGYQPLIQAIFEQAQELIHASNLYYTLPQTQLAKDLIDISGFDRVFFNNSGAEANEIALKMARFYGRRKHGNRYKFITFSQSFHGRTFLTLTATAQEKFHHDLEPLVSGMSYAEFNQIESVMKVIDDETCGIIVEPIQGEGGIFCSKPSFLHQIRDICNERDIILIFDEVQCGMGRTGRFFAFETYGVKPDIVTLAKGLGGGLPIGAVLVNEKIVNITRKGDQGSTFGGNPICSRAAQIVVNTIAQTDFLKNVIETGEYLQQQLYQTQQKFNDLIQEVRGIGLMWGLQVTGKAKLIVEKMLEKGVIVNAANDDVVRLLPPLIVGKKEIDQMVKSLVEVLLDIQFTNTVPGMK